The following are from one region of the Oryzias melastigma strain HK-1 linkage group LG22, ASM292280v2, whole genome shotgun sequence genome:
- the sdsl gene encoding serine dehydratase-like, whose amino-acid sequence MAQHFHLNTPLLESVSMSKRAGTTVYLKMESSQPSGSFKIRGIGHLCQQLSRQSTGVVCSSGGNAGMAAAYAARKLGVPATIVVPASTPQLVVERLKDEGATVRIAGKVWDEANAEALRLAETERLTVIPPFDHPLLWEGHASMIAEIAASLGPGVKPGAVLLSVGGGGLFCGVVQGLKDAGWKDVPIIAMETVGADCFNAAIRAGKLVTLDDITSEAKCLGAKTVCKQAFDYSQCGEMTIISEVVTDQQALQAVLNFLDEERVLVEMACGAALAAVYGGLIGRLQTEGRLPAPLGPLVVIVCGGSGVNTEQLTALKQKLLA is encoded by the exons ATGGCCCAGCACTTTCACCTGAATACACCTCTGCTGGAGAGTGTCAGCATGTCCAAACGAGCAGGAACCACCGTCTACTTGAAGATGGAGAGTTCCCAGCCCTCTGGTTCTTTTAAGATCCGGGGAATCGGACACCTGTGCCAGCAG CTCTCCAGACAATCTACAGGAGTCGTCTGCTCGTCGG GTGGGAATGCAGGTATGGCTGCAGCCTACGCAGCCAGGAAACTTGGCGTGCCCGCCACCATCGTAGTTCCTGCCTCCACTCCACAGCTGGTGGTGGAGAGACTCAAGGATGAGGGCGCCACTGTCCGGATTGCAGGGAAG GTTTGGGATGAAGCCAACGCAGAGGCTCTCAGACTGGCAGAAACCGAAAGGCTGACGGTCATTCCTCCTTTTGATCATCCTTTACTTTG GGAAGGCCACGCCAGCATGATTGCAGAGATCGCAGCCTCTCTGGGTCCTGGAGTGAAGCCTGGGGCTGTGCTGCTCTCTGTGGGTGGAGGAGGCCTCTTCTGTGGGGTTGTCCAGGGCCTGAAGGATGCGGGCTGGAAGGACGTGCCCATCATCGCCATGGAGACAGTGGGGGCTGACTGTTTCAATGCTGCCATTAGAGCAGGGAAGCTAGTCACTTTAGATGACATCACCAG CGAAGCGAAATGTCTCGGAGCAAAGACGGTCTGCAAACAAGCCTTTGATTATAGCCAGTGTGGCGAGATGACCATCATCTCAGAGGTGGTGACGGACCAGCAGGCTCTGCAGGCCGTCCTCAACTTCCTGG ATGAGGAGCGTGTGCTGGTGGAGATGGCGTGTGGAGCTGCGCTCGCCGCTGTTTACGGCGGCCTCATAGGCAGATTGCAGACTGAGG GGCGCCTTCCTGCTCCTTTGGGCCCCCTGGTGGTAATAGTGTGCGGTGGCAGCGGCGTCAACACG